One Roseomonas sp. OT10 DNA window includes the following coding sequences:
- the ribB gene encoding 3,4-dihydroxy-2-butanone-4-phosphate synthase: MSAVTTQKTSFAEFLSPTEELLEEARRGRMFILVDDEDRENEGDLVIPAQFATPDAVNFMARHARGLICLAMTRQRVEALGLPLMAQSNGTRHQTAFTVSIEAREGVTTGISAADRARTVAVAINPESRREDIVTPGHVFPLVAREGGTLIRAGHTEAAVDFARLAGLNPAGVICEIMNDDGTMARMPDLVAFAQHHGLKLGTIADLIAHRRRTERLVRRVEEGVLEDAPGGPWRLIIYANTVEYGEHVALVKGDPAANGPPLVRMHAVNLLSDIIGRDGPAELHAAMAAIGAEGHGVVVLIRDVKSTALSERVRAGREKAAPELRDYGIGAQILTDLGVREMVLLSNHPRPIVGLEGYGLSVTGTRSIEAETKA, encoded by the coding sequence ATGAGCGCCGTCACCACCCAGAAGACCTCCTTCGCCGAGTTCCTCAGCCCCACCGAGGAGCTGTTGGAGGAGGCGCGGCGCGGCCGCATGTTCATCCTCGTCGACGACGAGGACCGGGAGAACGAGGGCGACCTCGTCATCCCCGCCCAGTTCGCGACCCCGGACGCGGTGAACTTCATGGCCCGCCACGCGCGCGGGCTGATCTGCCTGGCCATGACCCGGCAGCGGGTGGAGGCGCTGGGCCTGCCGCTGATGGCGCAGTCCAACGGCACGCGGCACCAGACCGCCTTCACCGTCTCCATCGAGGCGCGGGAGGGGGTCACCACCGGCATCTCCGCCGCCGACCGGGCGCGGACCGTGGCGGTGGCGATCAACCCGGAGAGCCGGCGCGAGGACATCGTCACCCCCGGCCACGTCTTCCCCCTGGTGGCGCGGGAGGGCGGCACGCTGATCCGCGCCGGCCATACCGAGGCGGCGGTGGACTTCGCCCGCCTCGCCGGGCTGAACCCGGCCGGCGTGATCTGCGAGATCATGAACGACGACGGCACCATGGCCCGCATGCCGGACCTGGTGGCCTTCGCCCAGCACCACGGCCTCAAGCTCGGCACCATCGCCGACCTGATCGCCCATCGCCGCCGCACGGAGCGGCTGGTGAGGCGGGTGGAGGAGGGGGTGCTCGAGGACGCGCCGGGCGGCCCCTGGCGGCTGATCATCTATGCCAACACCGTGGAGTACGGCGAGCACGTCGCGCTGGTGAAGGGCGACCCTGCCGCCAACGGCCCGCCGCTGGTGCGGATGCACGCGGTCAACCTGCTCTCCGACATCATCGGCCGCGACGGGCCGGCCGAGCTGCACGCCGCCATGGCGGCGATCGGCGCGGAAGGCCACGGCGTGGTCGTGCTGATCCGCGACGTGAAGTCGACGGCGCTGAGCGAGCGGGTGCGCGCCGGCCGCGAGAAGGCCGCGCCCGAGTTGCGCGACTACGGCATCGGCGCCCAGATCCTGACCGACCTGGGCGTGCGGGAGATGGTGCTGCTGTCCAACCACCCGCGCCCCATCGTCGGGCTGGAGGGCTATGGCCTCTCCGTCACCGGCACGCGCTCCATCGAGGCGGAGACCAAGGCATGA
- a CDS encoding riboflavin synthase, with protein MFTGIITAIGTVAATSPIGEGHDMRLRIATPPGWLEGVQLGASIACSGCCLTAVALEPEAFEVEASAETLSLTTLGGWRAGTRINLERALRMGDELGGHVVSGHVDGLAEVVSVTPENGSTRWRFAVAPELGRFIAPKGSVTLNGVSLTVNEVLGDGTAQGSNGTVFGVNLIPHTQLATTFGELAPGSRINLEIDMLARYVARLVGSAVPGPTPGLAPGAAA; from the coding sequence ATGTTCACCGGCATCATCACGGCGATCGGCACGGTCGCCGCCACCTCTCCCATCGGCGAGGGGCACGACATGCGGCTGCGGATCGCGACCCCGCCAGGCTGGCTGGAGGGGGTGCAGCTCGGCGCCTCCATCGCCTGCTCCGGCTGCTGCCTGACGGCCGTGGCGCTGGAGCCGGAGGCCTTCGAGGTGGAGGCCTCGGCCGAGACCCTTTCCCTCACCACCCTGGGCGGCTGGCGGGCGGGGACGCGCATCAACCTGGAGCGCGCGCTGCGGATGGGGGACGAGCTGGGCGGCCACGTCGTCTCCGGCCATGTGGACGGGCTGGCCGAGGTGGTCTCCGTCACCCCGGAGAACGGCTCCACCCGCTGGCGCTTCGCCGTCGCGCCAGAGCTGGGGCGCTTCATCGCGCCCAAGGGCTCGGTCACGCTGAACGGCGTGTCGCTGACCGTGAACGAGGTGCTGGGCGACGGGACGGCCCAGGGGAGCAACGGCACCGTCTTCGGCGTCAACCTGATCCCGCACACCCAGCTCGCCACCACCTTCGGGGAGCTGGCCCCGGGGTCCCGCATCAACCTGGAGATCGACATGCTGGCCCGCTACGTCGCCCGCCTCGTCGGCTCCGCCGTGCCCGGCCCGACGCCCGGCCTTGCCCCGGGAGCCGCCGCATGA
- the ribD gene encoding bifunctional diaminohydroxyphosphoribosylaminopyrimidine deaminase/5-amino-6-(5-phosphoribosylamino)uracil reductase RibD, giving the protein MSTPSQADEAQHMRAALSLAARGLGNTWPNPAVGCVLVRDGIVVGRGWTAPGGRPHAETEALRRAGEAARGATAYVTLEPCCHWGRTPPCTQALIAAGVSRVVVALRDPYPKVDGEGMRQLRTAGIAVEEGLLEAEARALNAGFLARLAEGRPLVTLKLATTLDGRIATRTGESRWITGPEARARGHLLRATHDAILVGSGTVLADDPDLTCRLPGARPRPILRAVADARLRTPPAARLFSTPGPVVVATTPREDTGARAALEAAGATLLDVAPAPGGGLEPLALMRGLAGLGVTRLLAEGGGALAAALLRAGLVDRLAWFHAPAAMGGDGLPAIQPLPVDSLAGMPKFRRTAVTPCGADLLSEFERI; this is encoded by the coding sequence ATGTCCACCCCCTCCCAAGCCGACGAGGCGCAGCACATGCGGGCCGCGCTGTCGCTCGCCGCGCGCGGCCTCGGCAACACCTGGCCCAACCCGGCGGTCGGCTGCGTGCTGGTGCGCGACGGGATCGTGGTCGGGCGCGGCTGGACCGCACCCGGCGGCCGCCCGCATGCCGAGACGGAGGCGCTGCGCCGGGCCGGCGAGGCGGCGCGCGGTGCCACCGCCTATGTCACGCTGGAGCCGTGCTGCCACTGGGGCCGCACGCCGCCCTGCACCCAGGCCCTGATCGCCGCCGGGGTGTCGCGCGTCGTCGTCGCGCTGCGCGACCCCTACCCGAAGGTGGACGGGGAGGGGATGCGCCAGCTTCGCACGGCCGGGATCGCCGTGGAGGAAGGGCTGCTGGAGGCGGAGGCGCGCGCGCTGAACGCCGGCTTCCTGGCCCGGCTGGCGGAGGGACGCCCGCTCGTCACCCTCAAGCTCGCCACCACGCTGGACGGGCGCATCGCCACCCGGACCGGGGAGAGCCGCTGGATCACCGGGCCGGAGGCGCGGGCGCGCGGGCACCTGCTCCGCGCCACCCACGACGCCATCCTGGTCGGCAGCGGCACGGTGCTGGCGGACGATCCCGACCTGACCTGCCGCCTCCCCGGCGCGCGGCCGCGTCCGATCCTGCGCGCGGTGGCCGATGCCCGGCTGCGCACCCCGCCGGCAGCGCGACTCTTCTCCACCCCCGGCCCGGTGGTGGTCGCCACCACCCCGCGCGAGGACACCGGCGCCCGCGCGGCGCTGGAGGCGGCGGGCGCCACGCTGCTGGATGTCGCACCCGCGCCCGGCGGCGGGCTGGAGCCGCTCGCCCTGATGCGCGGCCTCGCCGGGCTGGGCGTCACCCGCCTGCTGGCGGAGGGCGGCGGTGCGCTCGCGGCCGCCCTGCTCCGCGCGGGGCTGGTGGACCGGCTCGCCTGGTTCCATGCTCCGGCGGCGATGGGGGGCGACGGCCTGCCCGCCATCCAGCCCCTGCCGGTGGACTCGCTGGCAGGGATGCCCAAATTCCGGCGCACCGCCGTCACCCCCTGCGGCGCCGACCTGTTGAGCGAGTTCGAGCGGATCTGA